The proteins below come from a single Mycobacterium parmense genomic window:
- a CDS encoding ammonium transporter has product MHPIDPAATAWLLASTALVLLMTPGLAIFYGGMVRTTGVLNMIMMSFICIPLVTVVWLLVGYTIAFSEDGAGGLVGNLRHLGMLGIGPGSVHGTVPELLYATFQLTFAIITAALVSGAIADRAKFAAWVVFVPVWAIVVYSVVAHWVWGPGGWLARLGVLDYAGGLVVEIVSGSSALALALVLGPRIGFKKDAMRPHNLPFVLLGVGLLWFGWFGFNAGSALAASGTAAAIFLNTLVAGCLGMLGWLSVEQIRDGKPTTFGAASGVVAGLVAITPSCGTVDTLGAAVVGLAAGVVCSFAVGAKFRFNYDDSLDVVGVHFVGGVVGVSLIGLLATAVMTSGPRGLFYGGGFDQLGRQVLAIVVVACYAFVVSFVLAKVIDRFMGFRLSAEEETTGADFTQHAETAYAEGVQGHSPLRRPVPPSA; this is encoded by the coding sequence GTGCACCCCATCGACCCCGCCGCCACCGCGTGGCTGCTGGCCAGCACCGCGCTGGTGCTGCTGATGACCCCGGGCCTGGCGATCTTCTACGGCGGCATGGTCCGCACCACCGGGGTGCTCAACATGATCATGATGAGCTTCATCTGCATACCGCTGGTCACGGTGGTCTGGCTGCTGGTCGGCTACACCATCGCGTTCTCCGAGGACGGCGCGGGCGGGCTCGTCGGCAACCTCCGGCACCTCGGGATGCTCGGCATCGGCCCCGGCAGCGTCCACGGCACCGTTCCCGAACTGCTTTACGCCACCTTCCAATTGACCTTCGCGATCATCACGGCCGCGCTGGTCAGCGGAGCGATCGCCGACCGCGCCAAGTTCGCGGCATGGGTGGTTTTCGTCCCGGTGTGGGCAATAGTCGTGTATTCGGTTGTCGCGCACTGGGTGTGGGGTCCCGGTGGCTGGCTGGCCAGGCTCGGCGTGCTCGACTACGCCGGTGGCTTGGTCGTCGAGATCGTCTCGGGTTCCTCCGCGCTGGCGCTGGCGCTGGTGCTCGGGCCCCGCATCGGCTTCAAAAAAGATGCGATGCGCCCGCACAACCTGCCGTTCGTCCTGCTCGGGGTGGGCCTGCTGTGGTTCGGCTGGTTCGGGTTCAACGCCGGATCCGCGCTGGCCGCCAGCGGGACCGCCGCGGCCATCTTCCTCAACACGCTCGTCGCCGGGTGCCTCGGGATGCTCGGCTGGCTCTCGGTCGAGCAGATCCGCGACGGCAAACCCACGACGTTCGGAGCGGCCTCCGGCGTGGTTGCCGGGCTGGTGGCCATCACCCCGTCGTGCGGCACCGTCGACACGCTGGGCGCCGCGGTGGTCGGCCTCGCCGCCGGCGTGGTGTGTTCGTTCGCTGTGGGCGCGAAATTCCGCTTCAACTACGACGATTCGCTCGACGTGGTCGGGGTGCACTTCGTCGGCGGCGTGGTGGGCGTGTCGCTGATCGGGCTGCTCGCCACCGCGGTGATGACGTCGGGTCCCCGCGGCCTGTTCTACGGGGGCGGCTTCGACCAGCTGGGCAGGCAGGTGCTGGCGATCGTCGTCGTCGCGTGTTACGCGTTCGTCGTGTCGTTCGTGCTGGCGAAAGTGATCGACCGGTTCATGGGCTTCCGGCTCAGCGCCGAGGAGGAGACGACGGGCGCTGACTTCACCCAGCACGCCGAGACCGCGTACGCCGAAGGCGTGCAGGGGCATTCGCCGCTGCGCCGGCCGGTGCCGCCTTCCGCCTGA
- a CDS encoding Trm112 family protein, with translation MLDNALLNILVCPADRGPLVLVDSADGELLYNPRLRRAYRIEDGIPVLLVDEARDVDDDEHARLMERARPADPR, from the coding sequence ATGCTCGACAACGCACTGCTGAACATCCTGGTGTGCCCGGCCGACCGCGGTCCGCTGGTCCTCGTGGACTCAGCCGATGGGGAGTTGCTCTACAACCCGCGGCTGCGGCGCGCCTACCGCATCGAGGACGGCATCCCGGTGTTGCTCGTCGACGAGGCCCGCGACGTCGACGACGACGAGCACGCCCGGCTCATGGAGCGAGCCCGTCCGGCAGATCCCCGGTGA
- a CDS encoding TetR/AcrR family transcriptional regulator, whose protein sequence is MTTTNTGRRRPGRPAGSSDTRQRILTSARELFARNGIGNTSIRAVATAAGVDSALVHHYFGTKEKLFAAAVHIPIDPMDIIGPLREVPIEELGHRIPSTLLPLWDSEIGAAFIATLRSVLAGTEVNLFSTFIKDVIGVEVGSRVDNPPGSGILRVQFVASQLMGVVLARYILKLEPFASLPAEEIARTIAPSLQRYLTGDLPDGLAP, encoded by the coding sequence GTGACGACAACCAACACCGGGCGCCGGCGGCCGGGGCGGCCGGCCGGCAGCTCCGATACCCGGCAGCGAATTTTGACGAGCGCCCGAGAGCTTTTCGCGCGCAATGGTATTGGTAATACCTCGATTCGAGCGGTGGCCACGGCGGCCGGTGTCGATTCGGCGTTGGTGCATCACTACTTCGGCACCAAGGAAAAGCTGTTCGCCGCGGCCGTCCACATACCGATCGACCCGATGGACATCATCGGCCCGTTGCGCGAAGTGCCCATCGAGGAACTCGGGCACCGAATCCCGTCAACGTTGTTGCCGCTGTGGGACTCCGAGATCGGCGCGGCGTTCATCGCCACGCTGCGATCCGTGCTGGCCGGCACGGAAGTCAACCTCTTCAGCACGTTCATCAAAGATGTGATCGGCGTGGAAGTTGGCTCCCGCGTGGACAATCCACCCGGAAGCGGGATTCTTCGCGTCCAATTCGTCGCGTCGCAGTTGATGGGCGTGGTGCTGGCGCGCTACATACTGAAATTGGAGCCGTTCGCGTCGCTGCCGGCCGAGGAGATCGCACGGACCATCGCGCCCAGCCTGCAGCGCTACCTCACCGGGGATCTGCCGGACGGGCTCGCTCCATGA
- a CDS encoding ABC transporter ATP-binding protein codes for MMSSSADELMPRDRAPAVSIEHLRVVRGNRPALQDFSVTIAHGAITGLLGPSGCGKTTLMRSIVGTQIVKSGTVMVLGRPAGSPALRRRVGYMPQDPTIYNDLRIVDNVRYFASLYGVDGRAADAAIDRVGLTDHRTALCANLSGGQRTRTSLACALVCQPELLILDEPTVGLDPVLRVDLWEQFTDLARAGATLLVSSHVMDEADHCDDLLLMREGHLVAHTTPTRLREDTGCTSLEDAFLSVIRRSTKQKAG; via the coding sequence ATGATGAGTTCATCGGCTGATGAATTAATGCCGAGGGACCGGGCTCCCGCGGTCAGCATCGAGCATCTGCGTGTTGTGCGTGGTAATCGTCCCGCACTGCAGGACTTTTCGGTGACGATCGCCCACGGCGCCATCACGGGTCTGCTCGGTCCGTCCGGTTGCGGCAAGACCACACTGATGCGCAGCATCGTGGGCACCCAGATCGTCAAGTCGGGCACCGTCATGGTGTTGGGCCGGCCCGCAGGAAGCCCGGCACTGCGGCGCCGAGTCGGATACATGCCGCAGGATCCGACGATCTACAACGACCTGCGCATCGTCGACAACGTCCGCTACTTCGCCTCGCTCTACGGCGTCGACGGCCGCGCCGCCGACGCCGCCATCGACCGGGTCGGCCTCACCGACCATCGGACCGCCCTCTGCGCCAACCTGTCCGGCGGCCAGCGCACGCGGACGTCGCTGGCGTGCGCCCTGGTCTGCCAACCGGAGCTGCTCATCCTCGACGAACCCACCGTCGGTCTGGACCCGGTGCTGCGGGTCGATCTGTGGGAGCAGTTCACCGACCTCGCCCGCGCCGGAGCCACACTGCTGGTCTCCAGCCACGTGATGGACGAAGCCGACCACTGCGACGACCTGCTGCTGATGCGCGAAGGCCACCTGGTGGCCCACACCACCCCGACCCGACTGCGAGAGGACACCGGATGCACGTCACTGGAGGACGCGTTTCTGTCCGTCATCAGGCGCAGCACGAAGCAAAAGGCGGGCTAG
- a CDS encoding ABC transporter permease, whose product MHVTGGRVSVRHQAQHEAKGGLGLKAYAATTTRILRQLGADRRSVALILVVPVLVITLMYYMFHNARHQPGMPSPFNNACLILLGLFPLFVMFIITAITMQRERASGTLERILTTPLRRLDLLIAYGTAFSIAAAAQATVACTVAFWFLGFDTSGSWVWVFVIAIVNAVLGVGLGLLCSAFARTEFQAVQFIPLVMVPQLLLAGIIVPRSLMPDWLQWVSNVMPASYALEALQQVSSHTELTGVAVRDIVVVAGSAFAALCLAAATLRRRTA is encoded by the coding sequence ATGCACGTCACTGGAGGACGCGTTTCTGTCCGTCATCAGGCGCAGCACGAAGCAAAAGGCGGGCTAGGGCTCAAGGCGTACGCGGCGACCACGACGCGGATCCTGCGTCAGCTGGGCGCCGACCGCCGCAGCGTCGCGCTGATACTCGTGGTGCCGGTTCTGGTGATCACGTTGATGTATTACATGTTTCACAACGCCCGGCACCAACCGGGCATGCCGTCCCCGTTCAACAACGCCTGCCTGATCCTGCTGGGCCTGTTCCCGCTGTTCGTGATGTTCATCATCACGGCGATCACGATGCAGCGCGAACGGGCCTCAGGGACGCTGGAGCGGATTCTGACCACTCCCCTGCGCCGGCTGGACCTGTTGATCGCCTACGGCACCGCCTTCTCGATCGCCGCGGCGGCGCAGGCGACAGTGGCGTGCACCGTGGCGTTCTGGTTCCTCGGCTTCGACACCTCGGGCAGCTGGGTGTGGGTCTTCGTGATCGCGATCGTCAACGCGGTGCTGGGCGTCGGCCTCGGCCTACTGTGTAGCGCGTTCGCCCGCACCGAGTTTCAAGCCGTCCAGTTCATCCCGCTGGTGATGGTGCCGCAACTGCTGCTGGCCGGCATCATCGTCCCGCGATCGTTGATGCCAGACTGGCTGCAATGGGTCAGCAACGTCATGCCCGCGAGCTACGCGCTGGAAGCATTGCAGCAGGTCAGTTCGCACACGGAACTGACCGGGGTCGCGGTGCGCGACATCGTCGTCGTGGCAGGTTCCGCGTTCGCGGCGCTGTGCCTGGCCGCGGCGACTCTGCGTCGGCGGACCGCGTAG